Proteins encoded in a region of the Apostichopus japonicus isolate 1M-3 chromosome 19, ASM3797524v1, whole genome shotgun sequence genome:
- the LOC139959466 gene encoding E3 ubiquitin-protein ligase SMURF2-like has translation MPNHPGRRDGPMKLRLTVLCAKNLSKKDFFRLPDPFAKILVEGSGQCHSTDFCKSTLDPKWNQHYDLFVGRQDSIIISIWNHRKIHKKQGAGFLGWVRLQAHAIQRLKDTGFTRLDLCRQNADDPDNIRGQLVISITSRDRTNSSHLGAVVDSRQISQALQDPNDLPDGWEERTSTSGRVYFVNHLNRATQWDRPTRPASEYISPQFSNDAGGNSGIGQTGGSSGNSGDNSHQPPSGNRHSHHGESHNGHQSRRSASSSNRQRDEDRGQVRRQSSRLRNYMNRSTLHQVVDLPDGYEQRTTAQGQVYFLHKETGISTWHDPRLPRDFHINDDELGTIPPGWEVRHTQSGRIYFVDHNHRTTQFTDPRLDANIINQALNKQNGSGELTPVPKYKRDLVQKMKVLHTELLGLRPPTGHCRIEVSRENIFEESYRQIMKLKSKELRKRLMIKFKLEEGLDYGGIAREWLYLLSHEMLNPYYGLFQYSRDDIYTLQINPDSGINPEHLSYFHFVGRVIGMAIFHGHYIDGGFTMPFYKQLLGKPVSLEDMESVDPDLYNSLHWILKNDITDILENTFSVEHDSFGHLQCHELKPGGSNVPVSQENKREYVKLYVQWRFLRGIEPQFLALQKGFHELIPSHLLKTFDERELELLINGLGKIDIEDWKSHIRLKHCDAESDIVKWFWRAVDSYDEEKRARLLQFVTGTSKVPLQGFKALQGSTGAPGPRLFTINQIQGSTDLLPKAHTCFNRLDIPKYETYEKFLDKITCAIEETCGFTVE, from the exons GATTACCAGATCCTTTTGCCAAGATCCTAGTTGAGGGTTCTGGACAATGCCATTCTACAGACTTTTGCAAGAGTACATTAGATCCAAAGTGGAACCAACATTATGATTT ATTTGTTGGCCGTCAAGacagtattattattagtatatgGAACCACCGTAAAATCCACAAGAAACAGGGTGCTGGATTCCTAGGATGGGTTCGCCTTCAAGCACATGCCATCCAAAGGTTAAAAGATACAGGCT TTACACGGTTAGACTTGTGTAGGCAAAACGCTGATGACCCAGACAACATCAGAGGTCAACTCGTCATCAGCATCACTTCGAGAGACCGGACCAACTCCTCTCACCTTGGTGCTGTCGTGGATTCTAGACAAATATCTCAAGCCTTACAAGACCCCAACGACCTGCCTGATGG aTGGGAGGAGAGGACATCTACCTCAGGCAGGGTATACTTTGTGAATCACCTTAACAGAGCAACACAGTGGGATAGGCCGACTAg GCCCGCCTCAGAGTATATCTCACCTCAGTTTTCGAATGATGCTGGTGGCAACAGTGGGATTGGTCAGACTGGTGGCAGCAGTGGTAACTCTGGAGACAATTCGCATCAACCCCCATCGGGTAACAGACACTCCCACCATGGGGAGAGCCACAACGGCCACCAGAGTCGGAGGTCTGCCTCTTCCTCGAACAGACAAAGGGATGAAGACAGAGGACAAGTGAGGAGACAATCCTCCAGGCTGCGGAACTATATGAACAGGTCCACTCTACACCAAGTGGTTGACCTGCCGGATGGTTACG aACAAAGAACAACTGCTCAGGGACAGGTGTATTTCTTGCACAAGGAGACCGGCATCAGCACGTGGCACGACCCCCGACTGCCGAGAGACTTCCACATCAACGACGACGAGTTAGGGACCATCCCCCCCGGTTGGGAGGTCAGGCACACACAGTCCGGGCGCATCTATTTCGTGGACCATAACCACAGGACCACACAGTTTACCGATCCCCGACTCGATGCCAACATAATCAACCAAGCATTGAATAA ACAAAATGGCTCCGGGGAACTGACTCCGGTGCCAAAGTATAAACGAGACCTCGTCCAGAAGATGAAGGTCCTACACACAGAACTACTCGGTCTGAGACCACCGACAGGACATTGTAGAATCGAAGTATCCAGAGAAAATATATTTGAG GAATCTTACAGGCAGATCATGAAACTGAAGTCAAAGGAACTCCGCAAACGGCTGATGATCAAGTTCAAGTTAGAGGAGGGATTGGATTACGGTGGTATCGCCAGGGAGTGGCTGTATCTGCTCTCTCACGAGATGCTCAACCCTTACTATGGACTCTTCCAGTATTCAAGAGATGATATTTATACTCTTCAAATCAATCCAGATTCTGGTATAAATCCG GAACATCTCTCCTATTTTCATTTTGTCGGCCGTGTCATTGGTATGGCCATTTTCCATGGGCATTATATTGACGGTGGATTTACCATGCCGTTCTACAAGCAACTCTTAGGCAAACCAGTCAGTTTGGAGGACATGGAATCTGTCGATCCAGACCTGTACAACAGTCTACATTGGATACT gaaaaatgacatcacagatatcTTAGAGAATACCTTCTCTGTGGAACACGATTCCTTTGGGCATCTTCAATGTCACGAGTTGAAACCGGGAGGAAGTAACGTCCCCGTCTCCCAGGAAAATAAGAGAGAATATGTAAA GTTATATGTGCAATGGAGGTTTTTACGAGGTATCGAGCCACAGTTTTTAGCACTTCAGAAGGGCTTCCATGAACTCATACCGTCTCATCTATTGAAAACATTCGATGAACGAGAACTAGAG CTCCTGATAAACGGCCTTGGCAAGATCGACATTGAAGACTGGAAGTCTCATATCAGGTTAAAACACTGCGACGCAGAATCTGACATCGTCAAATGGTTCTGGAGGGCCGTCGATTCGTACGACGAGGAAAAGCGTGCACGATTGTTGCAGTTTGTAACAGGGACTTCAAAAGTGCCATTACAGGGGTTCAAAGCTTTGCAAG GCTCGACTGGTGCTCCAGGACCAAGGCTATTCACAATTAATCAGATCCAGGGAAGCACTGATCTTCTTCCAAAGGCCCATACATG TTTTAACCGACTGGATATTCCAAAATATGAGACGTACGAGAAGTTCTTGGACAAAATTACCTGTGCTATCGAGGAAACTTGTGGGTTTACAGTGGAATGA